A region of Haliotis asinina isolate JCU_RB_2024 chromosome 9, JCU_Hal_asi_v2, whole genome shotgun sequence DNA encodes the following proteins:
- the LOC137296318 gene encoding cytochrome P450 7A1-like, with amino-acid sequence MAALSVYLAALVVGMTAAYFRFLYRRRREGEPPLVPGNFLLGSGPEFAQHAVKFLHKCKKTYGDIFTIRLLNQHVTIVMDPHSYENLTKERRFDFDPIQRQVNHNVFSFELVDARKMLSEAGKKVNGRHLHGGMKSFSDNLRNAFDKVTNLDVNGNVVKTVGEQWGHDGLRTLTSKTIFAALFYTIFGHGQAQAEFEPQVFHKSFDVFHKYFNYMWLGLPAKLFPKATKALQVLCQQPSSEDMLMREGVSEYIKFATGFMKDNAQSEQDIIGHNLVFLHVNYNTFRLAFWCLYKLLENKKAYAALAEEIREFVEDKRVLTTGQKVEILMEEFDKLPLLDSFIKETLRITSGVFMVRYIAEDADFTLESGGTYRCRQGDRVAIYPPAIHMDPEIYEDPEEFKYDRFVDAKFYKNGQELKHPIIAFGSLCPGKKYSLLQTKWFLMNLINSFEMELLDGESTIPDVNFYGHEILPPVHDVQVRYRLLENSHELDLVSKRSC; translated from the exons ATGGCCGCATTATCAGTATACTTGGCCGCCCTAGTTGTGGGAATGACCGCCGCATACTTCAGATTTCTCTACAGGAGAAG ACGAGAGGGTGAGCCGCCCTTGGTTCCCGGCAATTTTCTCCTGGGGTCAGGCCCTGAGTTTGCTCAGCACGCCGTCAAATTCCTCCACAAATGCAAGAAAACCTACGGGGATATTTTCACCATCCGGCTGCTCAACCAACATGTCACCATCGTTATGGACCCCCATTCATACGAAAACTTGACCAAGGAACGCCGATTTGACTTCGACCCTATTCAGAGACAAGTGAACCATAATGTGTTTAGCTTCGAACTTGTCGATGCACGCAAAATGTTGAGCGAGGCTGGTAAAAAAGTCAATGGGCGCCACCTCCATGGCGGGATGAAGAGTTTCTCGGACAATTTACGGAATGCTTTCGACAAAGTCACCAACCTGGATGTCAACGGCAACGTTGTGAAGACGGTGGGCGAACAGTGGGGACACGATGGCCTGAGGACGCTTACTTCCAAAACCATCTTTGCAGCCCTATTCTATACCATATTTGGACACGGACAAGCACAAGCGGAATTCGAGCCTCAAGTGTTTCACAAAAGTTTTGACGTTTTTCACAAATACTTCAATTATATGTGGCTTGGCCTTCCCGCCAAACTGTTCCCAAAGGCAACCAAAGCCTTACAGGTTCTGTGCCAGCAACCCAGCTCCGAGGATATGTTGATGAGGGAGGGAGTGTCGGAGTACATCAAATTCGCCACAGGTTTCATGAAGGATAACGCTCAGAGTGAGCAGGACATCATCGGCCACAACCTCGTGTTCCTCCACGTAAACTACAACACCTTCCGACTGGCATTCTGGTGCCTCTACAAACTACTGGAGAACAAGAAAGCTTATGCAGCCCTTGCCGAAGAAATCAGAGAGTTCGTGGAAGACAAACGAGTTCTGACAACGGGACAAAAGGTGGAGATTCTCATGGAGGAATTCGACAAGCTGCCTCTACTAG ACAGTTTTATCAAAGAGACTCTCCGCATCACTAGTGGGGTGTTCATGGTCAGATATATTGCTGAAGATGCGGACTTTACCTTGGAATCTGGGGGTACGTACCGCTGTCGACAGGGGGACCGTGTTGCCATCTACCCACCTGCAATCCACATGGATCCCGAAATCTACGAAGATCCTGAG GAATTCAAATACGACCGTTTTGTCGATGCCAAATTCTACAAGAACGGCCAAGAGCTGAAGCACCCAATCATCGCCTTCGGATCCCTGTGTCCAGGAAAAAAGTATTCCCTTCTTCAAACCAAGTGGTTTTTGATGAATCTTATCAACAGCTTTGAGATGGAACTATTAGACGGCGAAAGCACTATCCCCGATGTGAACTTCTATGGCCATGAAATATTGCCTCCCGTGCACGACGTTCAAGTTCGTTACAGACTTCTGGAAAACTCCCATGAACTCGATTTGGTTTCAAAGAGATCATGCTAA